The genomic segment TTGGGGTTGTTTAAACTAGTGGTTAAGGATCCTGGATTATGCATCGAATGCAAGACTAAGGACTGCGCCAAGGCATGCCCAGTGGGTAACTCCAATATGCCTGGAAGCTTCATTAAGAAGGGTTACTATAAGTCATCAACATGCATTGGTGTTGGCGACTGCGTTGAGGCATGCCCATACAACAACATAATTTTCTACGATGCAAGAGCATACTTTAAGAATAAACTTACCCTAAGGCCCCTAAGGGTATTACTCAAGAAGCCATCGACTGATTACCAGTAATTACCCAATGCCGAATAAGGATGAATTTTGAGATATCAACCTAAAGGTATTTAATGGATGCTGGATGAGAACCATGGTGTATCACGTTATGGTAATTACATGGGTGAGTACAGTGAAATGATTAATAACTAGGATTACTGGGTAATACCCTTGGTGAATCATTAATGGGTAATGCGATAAACCACCTAGGTATTACTATGATGAGGGGTATAGGGAGTTAAGCTGTACGTAAACTGGTGGTGATGATTCATGGAGGATTATTAACAATGTTAATGAAGCAATATTGGTTGTTTAATGAGGAAATAATAATCCTAAATGAGTAAAGGGTAGTTTAATCACAGTCTCTCAACAACTAGTGCAGTGGCTCCCCCAGTGCCGTGGCATAGGGCAGCAACACCGATTCTACCACCAGTGTGCTCAAGGCCGGTTAACAGGGTAGTCACTATCCTAGCCCCACTGGCGCCTAGGGGGTGGCCGATGGCTATTGCGCCACCGAATATGTTCATCTTATCGTACGGTACACCAAGCCTCTTATTAACCAGTACGTTAACCACTGCGAAGGCTTCATTAACCTCAAAGTAGTCAACGGAGTTAATGCTTAGGTTGAGTTTCCTAAGTACCTTATCTATAACGTACGTCGGCGCCTCGGTGAACCTCCTTGGCTCAATCATGTACCATGCGTAACCAAGTATCTTAGCCACTGGCCTTAACCCCATTTCCTTGGCCTTATCCATTGTTGTTAATAATAATGCCGCAGCCCCGTCGCTCAACTGCGATGAGTTACCGGCTGTGTGGAATCCATTTGGGGTGAAGGCTGGTTTAAGGGCCTTAAGCTTCTCTAGGCTTGTATCAGGCCTTATTCCCTCATCGTGATCAAGCTTAACCCTCTCACCCTCTATTGTTGTGTCTATTGGCTCAATCTCCTTGAATAACTTACCCTCAGTGGCCTTAACAGCCCTCATGTGGCTCATGTAGGCGTAATTATCTAACTCATCCCTAGTTAACTCATTCTCCTTAGCCACTAAGTCAGCCTCCTGCCCCATAATCATCATTGTTACTGGATCTATTAAACCATCGTAAACCATTAGGTCTATTGGTTGAATAGTCTTAGCTATGAAGTGCTTAACACCCCACCTATACTCGCTGGGTAATGCTATTGGTTGAGTACTCATTGAGTCAACACCCCCAGCAATAATAAGTGATGCATCACCAAGCACTAATTCCCTGTAAGCATCAATAATTGCCTGCATACCTGATGAACAAACCCTATTAACCGTATAGGCACTGACTGAATTCGGTAAACCAGCCAGTAATGCTGCGTAGCGGGAAATATTCTGCCCCATCCCACCCTGTAATGTTGAGCCGAATATAACCTCATCAATCATACTTGAATCAACCTTAGTCCTCCTTAATAATGCCCTTATCGACTCAGCAGCCAAGTGAGGTGATTTAACACTCTTAAGTGAACCACCGAACTTACCTATGGGGGTCCTCACATACCCCACTATCACAACTTCATTACTCATAATGCCTAACGTTCACGTTAAGTGTTTAAAAATATTAAGCCTACGTTACTTGGTTTAACATTACCTACGGTTTTTAAATCATTGAACATTAATTGCATATTACCGAGCAAAGGTTATTAGCCTTAACCCATGCCTAAACATTAAGCCTAGTATTCCAATGAATGAAATACTTTTATACACCTAATAGTGGGCGTCTTCGGTGATTCTTATCTGGGTCAGGAGTATGCTGTCACCCCATGGGAGGTTAAGGGTAAGGTGGATTACTTAAGGTTAGCTAAAGAATTCGGGGTTCAATTATTAACTGAGGATGACTTAAACCTACTTAAGGATTTAACAAGTGGCGATGTACATTACTTAATCAGGAGGGGCTTCTTCTATGCGCATAGGGGGTTTAGGGAGATATTGAATAGGGCTAAGCTGGGTGAGTCATGGGCCCTATACAATGGTAGGGGCCCAAGCGGTGACCTCCACGTTGGTCACCTGGTGCCTTGGATACTTACTAAGTGGTTTGTGGATAAGTTTAATGTACAGTACTTCTTTGAACTCACTGATGATGAGAAATTCCTGGTTAGGGAGGGTTACACGCTTGAGGAGACTAATAGGTTGGCTTACGATAATGCCCTAAGCCTAATAGCCCTCGGCTTCACGCCTGATAAGTTACACATAATCGTGGATTCCGATGATATTAAGTACCTCTATAAGATAGCCGTTAAGGTTGCTAAGAAGCTCACCTTATCCACTGTTAAGAATACCTTCGGCTTCACTGATTCAAACAACATTGGTGCCGCCTTCTTCCCAGCCATTGAAATAGCCGTAGCCTTCCTGCCAACTGAATTATTCGGTAAGGAAACCCCAGTATTAATACCAACCGCCATAGACCAGGACCCGTACTTCAGGCTTGCTAGGGATGTTGCTGAATCCCTCAATTACCCTAAGCCAGCCACATTATACAGTAAATTCCTCCCAGGATTAACCGGTGAGGATAAGATGAGTGCCTCCAACCCAGACTCAGCACTCTACGTTAATGATGATGAAAGGGAAGTTAGGAGGAAGATAATGAACGCCTTCACCGGTGGTCAACCAACAGTTGAGCTTCAACGTAGATTAGGCGGTAACCCGGATTCATGCCCAGTCTACAAGTATCACATGCTCATTGATGAAAATGATGAGGCAGTTAAGAAGATTTACGACGACTGCAGGGGTGGTAGGCTCCTCTGCGGGGAATGTAAGCTAATGCTTTATGATAAGGTTAAGTCATTCCTAAGTAGGCATAGGGAGTTGAGGGAGAGGGCTAGGGATAAGGTTAATGACTACAGGGTGTCCGTTAAATTCAAGTGAAGGAATGCATTAAAATAACTGCACTGTGCTCTAATCCATGAGGGTTTACGCATCCAAATTCTCCTCAGGTATACCGCTTGGTGGCTTAGGCACGGGTTCGATTGAGATTTGGCCTGATGGATCCTTTAAGGAATGGTTAATATTCAATAATAGGAAGTGGAGTAACTACGGTGAACCGGAGTTCTACGTTAATGACTCAGACCTAGCCTTCATGATTAGGATAGCCCCAGAGGGTTCTGAACCATTGGTTAGGCTACTTAAAACAGGCTTCTGGGTTGAGACTGACCAGGACTTAACCTACAGGGGATGTGGGCCAAGCGCCGTGATTCACCCATATCACATGCCTTGGTTTAGGCCAGTTAGGGAAATTGAATTCACGGGTAAGCCACCCATGGCTATACTCAAGTTCATAGACCCCTCCCTGGAGGAGCATGGGGTTGGCGTGGAATTGGAGGCCTTTGGATCATTAATACCGGGTAACGTTAATGACTCAGCGATACCAGCTGCCTTCCTTAAATTCAACCTAGTGAATAAGGGGAGGACCACAGTGGAGTTATCATTAATGGGCGTTATGAGGAATCCGCATAGGATTAATGAGGGCGCCGGTGTTGTTAATAAGTTAATCGAGGGGGAGGGTTATAGTGGGGTTAGCTTCAATGGGTTAAGTATCCCGAAGACCCACGGTATGTTTAATGGCGAATTAGCGTTAGTTATAATGGGTGGATTCGACTCAGCTGCGACGCTTAGGTTGAATCAGAGGAATAGGGGTGAGTTCATTAATGCGTTAAGGCGGTTAATGGTTGATTTCAGGGGTGATGGATTATTAAGCGGTGTTACTAATGATGAGGCGTATGGTGTTGACTTATACTCAGCCCTAACTAAGAGTATTAGACTTAAGCCCGGTGAATCAGCATCAATAGTATTCATTATTGCATGGTATTACCCTAACCACATTGATAATGATGGTGAATTAATCGGCCACTACTACGAGAACCTATTCAGGAACATTAAGGGGGTATTGGATTACTCGGTTAAGAACTTTAATAGGCTTTACAGTGATGTTAAGGATTTCGTGAACTCACTCTACGATACTAATTACGATGAGTGGATAATTGACTTAGCATCATCTCAATTAACCACGTTACCTAAATCAACCTGGCTAACTAAAGACGGGTACTTCGCTATTTGGGAGGGTGGACCAGGATGCTGCGGCTTAACAACACTTGACGTTGCATTATGGGGTATTGTTGGTGTTGCCCTACTCTACCCCGATCTAGCAGTTAAGGTTAGTCGCCAATTCTCAGGGTTCATTCTTAAGCCTGGAATGTCACCATTCTATGAATTGTTTGCATTAGCCTTCCCTGAGAACATGAGATTATATAGGGAGGCTTTAGCCAAGGACCCAACTATACAGCATGATGTTGAGAAATTCAGAAGCACAGTAAGGGCAATAGTTGAGAAGACTGGGCTTGATCCAACGGGCAGGGTGCCTCATGCCTTCAGGGCCAGTGAAAGCAGTGTTGATGGGTACGATAGGAATGATTTAATGCCTGAATTCATACTACTAAGCCTACTCAACTACTACTGGACTGGGGATTCATTATTCCTTAGGGATATTTGGGGAAGCGTAAAGACTGTTATTGAAGCTATGTTAAGGCAGCATAATGAAGCCAAGTTAAACCTACCATACCATACTCCACCATCTGGTTATGAAGGCTCCTCACAGGTGGCTAATGAGCTTGGGAGGGGTTAGATGAGGGATGTAATGAGGCTACTTTTCAGTGGACCAATGTACTTCCACACAACCGTTAATACGTTTGATACAATGAGCCTACTGGGTATCGCAACATTCACCTCAGACCTATGGATAGCTGCATTAAAGGCTACTTTAAGCATAGCCAATGAGGCTGGGGATGAGGCCTACGCCAATAAGTTAAGTGAAGTCTTTAACATCGCCTTAAGTAACTTCATTAAATACCTGTGGAATGGCGAGTACTTCGACCTATGGTTCGACCCTGTAAGTGGCCTTAGGGATAATGCAGTAATGACCGCTGGCTTAACCGGAGAATGGTACCTCAGGGTTCTCTTAGGCTTAGATTACGCCGTGGATAAGGATAAGGTAGTCTCAATGTTAAGGGCAATATACAGGAATAACTTTAAGAAGGGTGAAGGCTTAATTAACGCCTCATACCCAGGTAAGCCTAGGCCATCACTGGTCGGTGACTTAAAGTACTTCAACAGTACTGGAATACCGTATAGTGTTGGTGGACAAATGGATACACCTTGGACTGGTATAGAGATACCTGTTGCAATACACATGATATGGGAGGGATTGGTTAACGAGGGCTTAGAAATACTGCGTAGTGTTCATGATAGGTATATTGATTACGGATTATACTGGAACCACGTTGAGTGTGATGGCCATTACTTTAGGCCATTGGTATCACTTGATATACCCAATGCCCTAGCTGGATTCAGGTACATTGGGAGGGATAAGTCAATAACAGTAAACCCAAGAATTAAGACACCCATTAGGGGACCTGTGCTTGCACCTGGGTCAGTTATGACACTGGACTACGGTGAACATGAGGTTAAGTTAACCGGTAGGATTGGTGAAGTGGAGGTTAGTAAAATAACGCTTAGTGGTTTCATGGGTAAGTCCATTAGGGTCTTCTACAATGGCGTTGAGGTTAAGGCAGTAGTGAACATTGAGGACGGCCACGTCTCAGTAATTTTAGATAACCCTGTGAAGCTTAGTAGGGGAGGCACATTAACTATAATTGGGTATTAGTGAATCCTTAAGTGAATCCTAATACCAGCCCTCTTAACCCTAACGTATTCATCAGTCTCCCTAATCCTCCTAACGAATAATTCAACAATAGGCCTAAGCCTCTTAACCTCACTCACTGGTACAGTACCCCATTGGGGACAGTACTTATCAACCACAACACCGTAATCATCATCGTAGTTAAGTGGGTAAAGCCTACAACCCACCGGCCTATTCTCATAAATCCTACACTTCTTACTGGCCTCATCGAAGAACACGCAGTGACCATTAATATTCTTAAGCCTCCATACCCCATATTCCTCATCAAACTCAGCGAAGTAATTGAGACTATAGCCTAACTGCTCAATCCTCTCAATATCCTCAGGCAGCAGCTCCATCCTAGTGTTCACGCAGCATAATCCACAGAGCGTGCACTTGAATGAGACCTCAACGTACTTTAAATCCTTGAAGACGTTACTCATGCAGTTAAGTAAAGCCCACCACACTTTAAATAACTTAACCCGATTTGAATTATGTTTGAGTTAATTAGGGGCTTAACCATTGTTGACTAGGAGACGTTGCAAGGTAAGTTTAAGGAAAGACTTAAATACTGGGATCTTAATGGTGATATTCGTGCCTAAGAAGAGGAAAAACAGGGGGAGACATAAGGGAGATAAGGGTAAGGAGTCGATAGTTTACTGCGATAATTGCGGTAAAATGATACCTAGGTCAAAGGCAGTTAGGGTAACTGTACCCTACTCACCAATACCGACTGACTTAGCTAAGGAGCTTGAGAAACAGGGGGCGATAGTGCCAAGGTACTACATTACCAAGACCTACTGCGTCAACTGCGCAATCTACCTTGGGATAATTAAGGTTAGGTCTGAGGATGAGAGGAAGAGTAAGAAGCCAATACTAAGGGGGCAACAGAGGCCGCAAAGGCAATTACCAGTGGCAGCCTCAGCGGCTGCTGCACCAGCGGCATCAACAGCATCACCAACTCAACCAACTGAAGGTAATGCGCAGGCTGAGTCAAATAATAAGCCAAGTGAGAATACTAGTCAAAGCACCTCGAAGTAAGGGCAGTAAGCTTAAGCAACGTAATCACTAGGTATTGTTAATTCATGGAAAAACTTATAAACCATAATGGACTTGGCGTTTAAAGGGCCCGTAGTCTAGCTTGGTTAGGATGCCCGCCTGACGATGCATGGCATCAGATCGCGGGAGATCCCGGGTTCAAGTCCCGGCGGGCCCACTATTTGGTTTAGAATAATGCTTAAATAATGCTTAAGCTTGAAGGCAATATAATGAGAATAAACATGCATTTAATCATAGTGATAGCATTAGCGTTAGTGCTAATAATTGAACTCCTACTAGCCATCGGTAACATTAGTAGGAGCTACGTAGACATTAGAAGTAGCTACATTAACCTAAAGATTAATTACACATCCCTTAAGTCAACGTATAATGCATTAAAGCTAAATTACTCAATAATAAGCACTAACTTCACTTCATTGAGGGGTAGCTTCATGAATTTAACAAGGCAATATAACATACTCCTCACTAAATATAATTTAACAATACGAATATACTATAATGTTAATACTAAATATAATGAATGCATTAATGCAACAAACATGCTTAATGCTAGGATAATTAATTATACTAATATAATCAATGAATTATATATTAATTTAACTGAATCAAGTAATAGAATTAAGTCATTAACCAATTCCCTAAACATCTGTAACTCAACCTTAGCAACGCTCACCAGTAACTATATGAATAAGACTAAGGCATTATCGAACTATATCGCAAACCTATACAGGAATTACACTGCATTAAGCATGAAGTATGATTCATTGAAGAATAACTACACTAGGTTAATGATTACTCTTGAGGAATATAATAATACATTACTTAAACTCAATAATACGGTTAATTACTTAGCATCAGGTGGCTATGTTTATGAGTATGGATCCACGAACCTTGGATCATCATGCAGTATGCTAATAATGAATAATGGCGGCGGCTTAGGTACTATTAAGGTGATGATTAATTCATCAGTAAGTGTAGCTGATAAGATATTAAGTTACGGTAATCCGATTATGTTAATAATAGATATACCGGTGACTCAAGGCAACCCTATCCTAGCTGTGTTGGGGACTATTAGTATACAGAATGGTGTAATAGTGCTGGCATCTAATATAACTATTAATAATTACGGTAATGGGAGTATTGAGTTAGTGAACCCAATAAACATAATAAGTAGTTTCACGGTCGTCGACACTGTTATTCTCCCCAGTAAACCATACTACGTGGGTACGCTTACAATAACTTCATATGATTCATCTAAGCCCTTCGCCTTTAACCTACTCTACTCGCTTCAGAATCAGAATGCGGTATCAACGTTATGCATCATTAAGGTTAAAGGCACTGGTTAAGAGGCCTCAGTGACCTCACCGTAATCCATGGGCATAGTATCACTCTCTGTTAACTCTATTTCAACCGCTAATTCCGTTAACTCATTGTACTTACCATATGTCTTAACTATGGAGAGTATTGATAATGCTGATAGTAGTAGGAATACTCCACTGAAGGCTATTCCAATATTTGATACTATTATTACGTAGCCATTATTGAAGTATATACTTATGGGTAATGGAATCACCAGTAGTAGGCCTAAGGCCAGTAGTGAACTTGGGATGAGTAACTTGAATAAGGTATTATTACCATTGAATACATTATTAGTTTCCTTACTGTAGATTAACCTAGTTACCGCCAGTATGATCAACCCAACTACCGCAGATACTACTGATAATTCGAAGAATAAGTGATACAATTTATTAAGGGATAATGTTACGAAGATTACACCATTAGGATTATCATTTATCACTATTGAACTTAAGGGCAGGGTTAACGTTAATTGTGTTGAGAACCCCTTATCAAAGGCTATGAATGTTGAGAAACCAATGCTGGTGAAGTATATGAAAATAAGCAACGCCACTGCAGCAGCATACACTATCATAATAATGTTTAACCTATTCATTAATGCTACAAGTTAATTAACTGATTTATAAGTATTCAGCCATTAAGTTCACATCTGATCTTCAGAATGAGTATACTTCATAGATTTAAGTTACTTACCTAGTGCTTAAAGCCTCATTGATTGCGACCAGTGATGATATTACCCATTGAACCATTAAACATGAATCACAGGTTAACGAGGAATAACCCATATAACCCCTAAAGGTGAGGGGAATGCTTAATTAGGAGGGATTCTTGAACAGCCTGGAAGCCTATGCTCCTATATGCTCTTAAGGCTGGTTCATTATCCTCATCAACGTGAAGCATTGCCATTGCTCCGCTTGCTAAGGCATCCTTAACTATTGCTGACACCACGGACTTGGCTAACCCCATGTTCCTGTATTCGGGTAAAGTAACAACATCACCAATAACCCATAATTCAGGTAACTTAATGTAAGTACCCCCCAGTGAAACCAGTCTATTACCTTTAAATGCTCCGTAGTAATGCCAGTGTGGTGAAGTGAGTCTTGCCTCGGCCTCAGCCTTACTCATCTTAATAATCCCAGTGAACTCATCTACATCCCGTAGGTTAAGTCTCCTAACACTATGCCTACTGTACTCCCTAAACGTATCGCTACTGCAAACCATTGTTAGAAGCCTTGAAACCTCAACACCCCCATTCATGCTTAGTCCCTTAATAAGATTCATTACAACCTCCTGTTTAGTTAATGCATGTATTACCACGCTTCCAAGGCTTCTAACATCAATTGGTATTTCATCCACGTTACCAAACACATGCATTGATGACACGTAACCCCTCCAGAGAAGTACGTAACCGGTTATCCTACTTCCACTTAAGTTAAGGTATAGTTCAGTGTACTCGGGGTAATATAATATATTATACATTAGATACACGTATTGAATAGGGTTCTCTAGGTAATGCCTCTTCAATACGCTTAATAGGCTCCTATTAAGTGCATTAAAGAGACTAAGCATGAATACTTGCATTAATCCAGTGTTCAGCATGTTTAAATAGTTAATCACCTTTAAGGCATCAACACTCATTAAAGTAAACATAAAGCCTCCAGTTAACCCCTA from the Caldivirga maquilingensis IC-167 genome contains:
- a CDS encoding thiolase family protein, with product MSNEVVIVGYVRTPIGKFGGSLKSVKSPHLAAESIRALLRRTKVDSSMIDEVIFGSTLQGGMGQNISRYAALLAGLPNSVSAYTVNRVCSSGMQAIIDAYRELVLGDASLIIAGGVDSMSTQPIALPSEYRWGVKHFIAKTIQPIDLMVYDGLIDPVTMMIMGQEADLVAKENELTRDELDNYAYMSHMRAVKATEGKLFKEIEPIDTTIEGERVKLDHDEGIRPDTSLEKLKALKPAFTPNGFHTAGNSSQLSDGAAALLLTTMDKAKEMGLRPVAKILGYAWYMIEPRRFTEAPTYVIDKVLRKLNLSINSVDYFEVNEAFAVVNVLVNKRLGVPYDKMNIFGGAIAIGHPLGASGARIVTTLLTGLEHTGGRIGVAALCHGTGGATALVVERL
- a CDS encoding GNAT family N-acetyltransferase; protein product: MLNTGLMQVFMLSLFNALNRSLLSVLKRHYLENPIQYVYLMYNILYYPEYTELYLNLSGSRITGYVLLWRGYVSSMHVFGNVDEIPIDVRSLGSVVIHALTKQEVVMNLIKGLSMNGGVEVSRLLTMVCSSDTFREYSRHSVRRLNLRDVDEFTGIIKMSKAEAEARLTSPHWHYYGAFKGNRLVSLGGTYIKLPELWVIGDVVTLPEYRNMGLAKSVVSAIVKDALASGAMAMLHVDEDNEPALRAYRSIGFQAVQESLLIKHSPHL
- a CDS encoding GH116 family glycosyl hydrolase; its protein translation is MRDVMRLLFSGPMYFHTTVNTFDTMSLLGIATFTSDLWIAALKATLSIANEAGDEAYANKLSEVFNIALSNFIKYLWNGEYFDLWFDPVSGLRDNAVMTAGLTGEWYLRVLLGLDYAVDKDKVVSMLRAIYRNNFKKGEGLINASYPGKPRPSLVGDLKYFNSTGIPYSVGGQMDTPWTGIEIPVAIHMIWEGLVNEGLEILRSVHDRYIDYGLYWNHVECDGHYFRPLVSLDIPNALAGFRYIGRDKSITVNPRIKTPIRGPVLAPGSVMTLDYGEHEVKLTGRIGEVEVSKITLSGFMGKSIRVFYNGVEVKAVVNIEDGHVSVILDNPVKLSRGGTLTIIGY
- a CDS encoding YkgJ family cysteine cluster protein — protein: MSNVFKDLKYVEVSFKCTLCGLCCVNTRMELLPEDIERIEQLGYSLNYFAEFDEEYGVWRLKNINGHCVFFDEASKKCRIYENRPVGCRLYPLNYDDDYGVVVDKYCPQWGTVPVSEVKRLRPIVELFVRRIRETDEYVRVKRAGIRIHLRIH
- a CDS encoding tryptophan--tRNA ligase; amino-acid sequence: MGVFGDSYLGQEYAVTPWEVKGKVDYLRLAKEFGVQLLTEDDLNLLKDLTSGDVHYLIRRGFFYAHRGFREILNRAKLGESWALYNGRGPSGDLHVGHLVPWILTKWFVDKFNVQYFFELTDDEKFLVREGYTLEETNRLAYDNALSLIALGFTPDKLHIIVDSDDIKYLYKIAVKVAKKLTLSTVKNTFGFTDSNNIGAAFFPAIEIAVAFLPTELFGKETPVLIPTAIDQDPYFRLARDVAESLNYPKPATLYSKFLPGLTGEDKMSASNPDSALYVNDDEREVRRKIMNAFTGGQPTVELQRRLGGNPDSCPVYKYHMLIDENDEAVKKIYDDCRGGRLLCGECKLMLYDKVKSFLSRHRELRERARDKVNDYRVSVKFK
- a CDS encoding GH116 family glycosyl-hydrolase is translated as MRVYASKFSSGIPLGGLGTGSIEIWPDGSFKEWLIFNNRKWSNYGEPEFYVNDSDLAFMIRIAPEGSEPLVRLLKTGFWVETDQDLTYRGCGPSAVIHPYHMPWFRPVREIEFTGKPPMAILKFIDPSLEEHGVGVELEAFGSLIPGNVNDSAIPAAFLKFNLVNKGRTTVELSLMGVMRNPHRINEGAGVVNKLIEGEGYSGVSFNGLSIPKTHGMFNGELALVIMGGFDSAATLRLNQRNRGEFINALRRLMVDFRGDGLLSGVTNDEAYGVDLYSALTKSIRLKPGESASIVFIIAWYYPNHIDNDGELIGHYYENLFRNIKGVLDYSVKNFNRLYSDVKDFVNSLYDTNYDEWIIDLASSQLTTLPKSTWLTKDGYFAIWEGGPGCCGLTTLDVALWGIVGVALLYPDLAVKVSRQFSGFILKPGMSPFYELFALAFPENMRLYREALAKDPTIQHDVEKFRSTVRAIVEKTGLDPTGRVPHAFRASESSVDGYDRNDLMPEFILLSLLNYYWTGDSLFLRDIWGSVKTVIEAMLRQHNEAKLNLPYHTPPSGYEGSSQVANELGRG